GACCGGCATTGGTGTGAATCGACTCAACGTACTGCGCATCATTCAGCGTCAATCGATCGTTGCTGTCCAGGGAGAACAGTGGCAAGGCCGGGTCCATACCGAAGATGGTATTCAGGCGACCGAACTGGAAAAATCCAGCATTGCCTGCGGCGTGCGCTCCGAGACTGTGTCCCGCAATGCTGATACTAGCGAAGCTGATACCCGTGTTGGCCTGCACGAAGTTGATGAACGTAGACACTACGTTGCCGACGGCGGACACACGTGCCCGAGCGAACGGATAGTTAATGGTCTGTGCACCAACTCCCCAGTCGACGGTGAACACGTTAAAGTCTCCGCGGTCCAACCAGGCATCCTTCAGCATCATGTTCACCTCCGAGAACCCGTCGTTGTTCCATCCGTGAATGATGAAGCGGGTCGGATGTGCTGTGTTGAAGTTAGATGCCGTCAGGGAACCGGCATCGTTCAACTGCACGACCTGTGGCGCGTTGCGGTTGCTGCGAGTGTACAGCCGGAAGATCGTGTCAGTAGCAGCGGTGAAGTGAGGCTCCGGTACGGTCTCGTCGATGTTGTACGGGTTCAGGTTGGCCAGATGTAACCGTCCGTTACCGTCCGGAATTAGCATCCATTGGTTCGCAGCAGGACCGGCGGACAGGGAAGCTGAATGACCTGTGGATGGATGTGGAAGGATGGGTAGACTGATGCATCATCTTCTACAACACTCCCGCTCTGTACTTACCAGCGACCACAAGTCCGAGCAGTAGTAGAACTGTGCTGTACATTTCGAACACTTCTGCTTGTAGCCACTACCAGGTAGCAGATGTCGACTGTTTAATCTGACTGACAGCAATCCGTAGTTTAGGAAGGTGGTTTTATAGCACCCTAGGCACCGTTGGATTAACACCACTGTGAAGGTCCTATTCGACGCAAATCGGGCCCCTTATCTGCCAGCTGCCCTGATTATTGAACCGTCGTGGAGTCTAAACGTATGCCACATTGAACTGTGAATTTGGAAGCGGAGATATTTGATTGGACGGACAATTGGTGCAGTActactgctgttgttgctgttcctcaccagctataaaaaaaaacacaaaatcgcAGCCTTCTTCGATTTGTCGTCATGGAACGACACGTCGGTCGCGCGATACTTGCGGATATTCGATAAGCACCTGGAGGCaggtgtttattgttttattgtggGAAATTCGAGGGCTGGTGCGTATGTTGCTCCTATCAACAGCGTTGACTTATACGAACAACGCAAAGGATGTTTATAGAAACTTGCTTCAGAACACAATTAGCAGCCGATACGACATGATGGGGTGTTTGCTAGGTGGCAAAATGTCTATGATTAGTATTCTTTGTTAAGATTCAATTCCACAAATCTGTAAACATTCGCGACACGTGATATAGATTGTAAACCTCACGCATGCGGTCCGAACCGTACTCGTACGATAAGAACCAATCCTTCCTCTCATACCACAGGGGGTCAGTTCAATGTTAAAACGTAACAAACGTTCATCTTCGCCGTTTGACGTACTATATCGAAAATCGTATCAAACGTGACGTACTTCTAGATTATCGATTAGCGCTACGCTAGTGACTGTTAAACTGTGCGATAAGTTATAGGAAATCGGTATAAAAGGTGCGATCGATTAGCTGATTTAGTTTGATCTGTGTAACGGTCAGGTGCAAGGGCTATGGCAAAGGGTGTGATTGTTATTAGCGTTCTGCTGGCTGTACAGCTCTTCGGAGGTAACGCAACGCACTTTGGTTGCGATGCTTGATTGCATTTTGCTAACGTACAACGGTCCTTTCAGCGTACGCCTCAACCGCGGACAGCTGGAAGCTGGTTCCTGACGAGTCGGGACGCTTGCGGCTGATCAACACCAATCCCTACGACATCCCGGAGAATGACAACGTTGTGGAGCCCCTCTTCAACCCCGAGACAGACGTAATTTTCCGTCTCTTTACGCGTCGCAACCCTGCCCACGGTCAGGTGCTGGAATGGAACAACCCGGCTTCGGTGCAAAACTCCAACTTCGTCGCTTCGCACCCAACCCGTTTCACCATCCACGGATGGAACGGAGGTGAAACGTCCGGTTTGCATGCCAACATCCGCCAGAACTATCTCGGCGTGGGAGAGTTCAACGTGATCGCCGTCGATTGGGGAGCAGGTGCCCAGACGGTCAACTACATTGCCGCCCGTAACCGAGTTGCATCGGTAGGAGACATAATTTCGCGCATGGTCAATACACTGATTTCGGCAACGGGTACGTCGCGTAACAACATCTACCTGATCGGCCATAGCTTGGGTGCACATGCTGCTGGCAATGCCGGTAAAATGCAGAACGGTCAGTTGAACACGATCATTGGTTTGGATCCGGCGGGCCCACTTTTCTCCCTGGGCGATTCGGATGTTATGGCACCGCAGGATGctcagtacacggaatcgatCTTCACTAACGCTGGTCTGCTGGGTTTCGATCTGCCACTGTCGGACGCTAACTTCTATCCGAACGGAGGCCGCAGCCAACCTGGCTGTGGTATTGACGTCTCGGGCAACTGTGCCCATTCGCGAGCTCACGAACTGTACGCGGAATCGGTGTCAACGACCATCGGATTCCGTTCGACACGTTGCGCTAGCCATGGTGAGATTGTGGCCGGACAGTGTACCAATACGGGCACTGCGAATATGGGCGGTGAACCATCGAATCAGGGCCGCGGTGTGAACGGTATGTTCGTGGTGTCCACCAACGGTAACACGCCATTTGCACAAGGCTAACACCTGAGTCCTACGTCAACTGATGTATCCtgtacaataaacaaaagactGCAAAGTTAGTATAAGTATGTATGGCGTAGTTCATTTTTGTGAgtttcaattgtttcaaaGTTGTATTTGTAAGCTAATGCATCGAAAGCTTCAATGCTGTTCAATTCTTATCTGTTTTACTAATAGTTGTAGCAGCTAGGTTCTAGGCATAGCTTCCGTGGTCACAGTCACTTATAAGCTCTTGTCAAATTTTGAAGTATATTTGAACCATCATCCTGACGTCAGCAAGATCGGTTGGAAATTCCCAACAACCAGGTTTATCTTCGTTTGTATAATCTCTCGAGATATTGGTCATATCTTGACCCCCCTC
This region of Anopheles marshallii chromosome 2, idAnoMarsDA_429_01, whole genome shotgun sequence genomic DNA includes:
- the LOC128718757 gene encoding pancreatic triacylglycerol lipase-like, coding for MYSTVLLLLGLVVAGHSASLSAGPAANQWMLIPDGNGRLHLANLNPYNIDETVPEPHFTAATDTIFRLYTRSNRNAPQVVQLNDAGSLTASNFNTAHPTRFIIHGWNNDGFSEVNMMLKDAWLDRGDFNVFTVDWGVGAQTINYPFARARVSAVGNVVSTFINFVQANTGISFASISIAGHSLGAHAAGNAGFFQFGRLNTIFGMDPALPLFSLDSNDRLTLNDAQYVESIHTNAGLLGFDLPLGQASFYPNGGRTQPGCGVDIAGACAHGRAYEFLAESIVTGGFSSVRCGSYDEILSGNCSVQGPNRPMGGEPSNFGTGTEGVFTLTTRAAAPFSLG
- the LOC128718758 gene encoding pancreatic triacylglycerol lipase-like yields the protein MAKGVIVISVLLAVQLFGAYASTADSWKLVPDESGRLRLINTNPYDIPENDNVVEPLFNPETDVIFRLFTRRNPAHGQVLEWNNPASVQNSNFVASHPTRFTIHGWNGGETSGLHANIRQNYLGVGEFNVIAVDWGAGAQTVNYIAARNRVASVGDIISRMVNTLISATGTSRNNIYLIGHSLGAHAAGNAGKMQNGQLNTIIGLDPAGPLFSLGDSDVMAPQDAQYTESIFTNAGLLGFDLPLSDANFYPNGGRSQPGCGIDVSGNCAHSRAHELYAESVSTTIGFRSTRCASHGEIVAGQCTNTGTANMGGEPSNQGRGVNGMFVVSTNGNTPFAQG